The following DNA comes from Fundulus heteroclitus isolate FHET01 chromosome 1, MU-UCD_Fhet_4.1, whole genome shotgun sequence.
TGCTGCAGCTATGggttttttatttctatatcatATTAAAAACCCACACCCTGGCTTCCTTCAAtgtcacaattatgtgctactgTGTGTTATCTGTCAactaaaatcccagtaaaatatattaaagtttgaaattatatgataattttttttaaatcaattatttaaaACTTCTTGGTTGTTGGTCCAATGTCCAACctcctttacatttaaattaatatgTAAAGATATGTTAACAAATGTTTGCAGGTCAAGAAAACACAGATTGTGtgattttgtaatttaaagCATTGGAGTATCTATTCTTCAGTTCGTTAAAATACTTCTAGTTTCCAGTAATAAGTCAGAAATAACAAATGTCGGCACAATAAGCCTACaaaggtaatctaactgcaTGACCTTGTAATTCTTAGCTATTCATAAGGCAAAATCTGCTCCCCATCCTCAGCATcaatctggggggggggggggggggggggggggatcatgaATAAACACATAGTGTATACTGAGCGAGTAGCAAGGCAGATATGTCTGATCTCCATGTGCCAAAGAATGCAgtataatacatatataataaGCATGTACCAAGAAGAGGAGCGtctattaatcttttttttatttcattttggtaTATTTAAAAAGGTACAAAGCATATACCGGTAGTAACGGAGGCACGACTGATGtgtccaaaaaagaaaagaaaagaaataaatcataaGATAAGCTTCTCACATGTCAAGAAAAATCTAAtgagaaatgaaaaacaaatgcttACAGGTTTATTcacaaaatccattttttttaaacagctttaaaaagAATCTGGGGACCTCCACGGAGCCCATTAATGCCAAGACAATGATGGCAAGGTACATTTAAACGGTGCAAATTCTCTATGCGATGATCTGCAGGGAGTGAAACAAACACGGCTTATAAAGCCGCTGTGTTAACTTGTAAAACTAAGTTATGCAATGCATAAAAGCTTTGTTTATACAGCAAAATGCAGCGTTTGACTTCATCGCGGTTGCAGATCCAATCTTCCAATCTGACAGGCATGTGCTGAAAGTCTGTAAGCTTCCTCTCCCAGTCTGCTAATCCCGCCTTCTGCCACTTCTGCTTAGCTTccacacaacacaacacaaaaagTCTAATGCTTTTACACCCTAAACACAACAGTATCCGCATGTGTTTACAAAGCAGCGTTCATCTGTAATACAAAACGGCaacttttattagtttttacaGCTAGCTGAGGTAGATAGGAGAAaccaaaagtaaacaaaatctattAACGCGTAATGCAAAACATTATTGCTAATAATAGTTGTGTGCAGGAAATTGCTTGGatatgatgcaaaaaaaaaaaaaaaaaaacataagctgCAGATCAAATGTCTACTAGTGCGGCTTCATTATCAAAGTCtgctatatataaaaatgtgtcagcGTTAAAAATCAAACAGTAGTAATATAACTACACACAATCACAGAGAGAATTAAGAGGAGCTCACAATTTCCCAAGATTGATCCAACCGCTCAATATGCATGACATAAATATGTAATAGAAAGCACCGTTCCTATAACAAGTAACAGTGTAATCATTCAGAGTAAGGCAGACAGGTCAGCTGATCAGATTACACTGTAGCTAGAGTTCAACAATCAATCAGGATCAACTACAAGTGGTTAcattatttcccccccccccttatttgcaaaaaaaaaaaaaaaaattccagtgtttttttcttttcgatTTACACAgctacttttaaaataaaaaacagtttcatAACATAAATATCCACAAAACGCTgtcgtaaaaaaaaagtttttagtaagtgaacaaagaaaaccaaaaaaaaaactcccgaTCCATGCGCGAGTGTTAGTGTtgatgtccatccatccatccatccatccattttccaaaccgtcATCGCCGAAAATCGATCCGATCTGTTGGAATCGGTCCTTATTATGGCGGATGAGTGACTTGATAGATTTCGACAAAGATTCGGAGGGTTTTGAATTACATTTAAGTTCTAAGGGGCTCAAAGTTTATGGTTTAGAGGCAGATATCAGCTCTGATGAGTTTACGTTAATGTTTGAACAGTCCAAGTACTTTGGATTTGGACATTGCCATGATCAAACATATATATACcagattgtgaaaaaaaaaaagaggaaaggcTCTTCAGTATTGACTTAAAAGCTGCCCCCcaacacccccccaccccacacacccAGAGACATATGCCACATCAAAACAGCTATTTAAAGAGTAATTTTACTTAATACATGTGAATAACGAGGAAAAGTACACTGATCCTCTGCCTTATGTGACCTCATCAGAGGCCTGTGGGTGTGGGAGCTGCTTTATAAAACAGAAGATGTTTTTCTCAAGTAGCTTTACAGCTTAATGCTAAAACATTGAGTAACTAACCATTGTACGCTGTTCTAAAGGTGACAGGTGAGTCTGACCGATCTCATAGAGAAGTCTCGTTAGCAGCTCTGAATCAGATGACCACCTCCAGGTCATAAGCGATTTTCTCTAATTTGACTCGCTTGACGGGTGGCTGCACTTGGCAAATGTTCACTTGCTCGTCTGGCTCCTCCTTGAACTTGACCGCTTTGTTTTTAGGCTTGCTTAAAATGTACTCGTAATTTCTCTGAACATCAAGCAGCGCTGAGGTGAGGTGGTGGGCGGAGAAGATCTTCAGGGAAGACGGGAGCTGGGGCGGTTGAGGGAGATTTGCTTTCGTCAAAGTGGGGGAGGACACGAGCGGTTTGATCTGAAAGAGGGCTTCCTGGTTATTTGGCAATCTGAGGATGGGAGGAGGTGGGGAGGGCACAGTAGGAGGCTTCACCGACGCCATGAGAGGTTTTCGGATGTCGATCAGAGGGGCAGTCTTCAGTAAAGGTACGTCTGTGACAGCAGGACAGGCTGGAGGCGTTTCAGTCCGAGTCCTCAAGGCGCCGCCGTCAATTTCCGTTACCTCGcttgttttctccttttccGCGTTCACACGATTGTCCGGAAGTTCCTCCTCGCTGCCGGAGGATTCCTCCTCGGACTCGGGTAACGGCTCGGCCCGCGTCTGGAACAGAACGTGGTTGTGGCGGCGGCAGAAGAGCACGCCGCACCTCAGGCACTTCCTCACGTCCCGAACGTGAAGCAGTTTGTGACGCTTGAGGTAGTGGCTTGTGGTGAACGTCCGGTCGCACAGGTTGCACGGAAAAACCGGCTGATCCCTGGTGACAGAGCAGGACTCGGCGAAACCGGTCTCACTCGAGTCCGTTTCTTCAGGCTGCTCTTTGTGTGACGCCGCAGTGTGGGTCAGACTGCTCAGCTTAACGTGATAAGCACCGGGCGGTACAATTAAAGGCTTTAGGAGCACCACAGGATTAATTTTATCTACTTTTAAGGTCCCTCCCAGTGGTTTCCGTGGTGATGGAGGTACGTTTAGGCTGGATTTGTTCTCTGGGTTGTCCTTCTCATCCTCTGTTTCACTTTTGGTCACACCCTGGTCTTTGTCATTTATCTTcttgtcctctgctgcttcttcctAGATGGGACAAAAACCCAGAACAGATGTTTAatgtactaaaaaaaaagacaaacggAATTAAAAGGCCAAAAGCTCTGGAAGGTTGCAAGTGTGGAACATAAAGAAAAGGAAAGTAATTTTGTGTCCTAGttaaaacatcataaaatgGTGGCGACTGCTACCTTTGACACTGACGAGCACAATGAAGTTTGCCTTTCTGGCAAAGGTTCCTCCTCAGTTTCCATTAAGGCAGAGGACTCGTGGTCTGAAGGAGACTCCGATGCAGGTTGAGTTGGTGATGTGTTGGTCTCTGCATCTTCACTGACAGTAGTTGACTTTGTAGTCGCCTCTTCACTCAGAGTAGTTGACTTTTCAGTCGCCCCCTCTTCTCTCTGGGTAGTTGACTTTTCAGTCGCCCCCTCCTCTCTAATTGTAGTTGATTTTTCAGTCACCCCTTCCTCTTTAAGGGTAGTTGATTTTTCAGTCGCCCCCTCCTCTCTGATTGTAGTTGACTTTTCAGTCGTCACCTCCTCTCTGATTGAAGTTGATTTTTC
Coding sequences within:
- the LOC110369339 gene encoding uncharacterized protein LOC110369339 isoform X3 is translated as MPCCCVNGCFNRYSPSSTIKFYRIPSGRRQFQILRRRLWVEAIQTANGEVLPGGANLRICGAHFVSGEASTDPDRPNFVPTLFRSTKSDQSPSTQTIWTSVHQNTCLQKEYVETGTTARGQDAETEKSTTLREEGATEKSTTIREEGATEKSTTVSEDAETNTSPTQPASESPSDHESSALMETEEEPLPERQTSLCSSVSKEEAAEDKKINDKDQGVTKSETEDEKDNPENKSSLNVPPSPRKPLGGTLKVDKINPVVLLKPLIVPPGAYHVKLSSLTHTAASHKEQPEETDSSETGFAESCSVTRDQPVFPCNLCDRTFTTSHYLKRHKLLHVRDVRKCLRCGVLFCRRHNHVLFQTRAEPLPESEEESSGSEEELPDNRVNAEKEKTSEVTEIDGGALRTRTETPPACPAVTDVPLLKTAPLIDIRKPLMASVKPPTVPSPPPPILRLPNNQEALFQIKPLVSSPTLTKANLPQPPQLPSSLKIFSAHHLTSALLDVQRNYEYILSKPKNKAVKFKEEPDEQVNICQVQPPVKRVKLEKIAYDLEVVI
- the LOC110369339 gene encoding uncharacterized protein LOC110369339 isoform X2, whose product is MPCCCVNGCFNRYSPSSTIKFYRIPSGRRQFQILRRRLWVEAIQTANGEVLPGGANLRICGAHFVSGEASTDPDRPNFVPTLFRSTKSDQSPSTQTIWTSVHQNTCLQKEYVETGTTARGQDAETEKSTTLREEGATEKSTTIREEGATEKSTSIREEGATEKSTTLSEEATTKSTTVSEDAETNTSPTQPASESPSDHESSALMETEEEPLPERQTSLCSSVSKEEAAEDKKINDKDQGVTKSETEDEKDNPENKSSLNVPPSPRKPLGGTLKVDKINPVVLLKPLIVPPGAYHVKLSSLTHTAASHKEQPEETDSSETGFAESCSVTRDQPVFPCNLCDRTFTTSHYLKRHKLLHVRDVRKCLRCGVLFCRRHNHVLFQTRAEPLPESEEESSGSEEELPDNRVNAEKEKTSEVTEIDGGALRTRTETPPACPAVTDVPLLKTAPLIDIRKPLMASVKPPTVPSPPPPILRLPNNQEALFQIKPLVSSPTLTKANLPQPPQLPSSLKIFSAHHLTSALLDVQRNYEYILSKPKNKAVKFKEEPDEQVNICQVQPPVKRVKLEKIAYDLEVVI
- the LOC110369339 gene encoding uncharacterized protein LOC110369339 isoform X4, giving the protein MPCCCVNGCFNRYSPSSTIKFYRIPSGRRQFQILRRRLWVEAIQTANGEVLPGGANLRICGAHFVSGEASTDPDRPNFVPTLFRSTKSDQSPSTQTIWTSVHQNTCLQKEYVETGTTARGQDAETEKSTTLREEGATEKSTTVSEDAETNTSPTQPASESPSDHESSALMETEEEPLPERQTSLCSSVSKEEAAEDKKINDKDQGVTKSETEDEKDNPENKSSLNVPPSPRKPLGGTLKVDKINPVVLLKPLIVPPGAYHVKLSSLTHTAASHKEQPEETDSSETGFAESCSVTRDQPVFPCNLCDRTFTTSHYLKRHKLLHVRDVRKCLRCGVLFCRRHNHVLFQTRAEPLPESEEESSGSEEELPDNRVNAEKEKTSEVTEIDGGALRTRTETPPACPAVTDVPLLKTAPLIDIRKPLMASVKPPTVPSPPPPILRLPNNQEALFQIKPLVSSPTLTKANLPQPPQLPSSLKIFSAHHLTSALLDVQRNYEYILSKPKNKAVKFKEEPDEQVNICQVQPPVKRVKLEKIAYDLEVVI
- the LOC110369339 gene encoding uncharacterized protein LOC110369339 isoform X1, whose amino-acid sequence is MPCCCVNGCFNRYSPSSTIKFYRIPSGRRQFQILRRRLWVEAIQTANGEVLPGGANLRICGAHFVSGEASTDPDRPNFVPTLFRSTKSDQSPSTQTIWTSVHQNTCLQKEYVETGTTARGQDAETEKSTTLREEGATEKSTTIREEGATEKSTSIREEVTTEKSTTIREEGATEKSTTLKEEGVTEKSTTIREEGATEKSTTQREEGATEKSTTLSEEATTKSTTVSEDAETNTSPTQPASESPSDHESSALMETEEEPLPERQTSLCSSVSKEEAAEDKKINDKDQGVTKSETEDEKDNPENKSSLNVPPSPRKPLGGTLKVDKINPVVLLKPLIVPPGAYHVKLSSLTHTAASHKEQPEETDSSETGFAESCSVTRDQPVFPCNLCDRTFTTSHYLKRHKLLHVRDVRKCLRCGVLFCRRHNHVLFQTRAEPLPESEEESSGSEEELPDNRVNAEKEKTSEVTEIDGGALRTRTETPPACPAVTDVPLLKTAPLIDIRKPLMASVKPPTVPSPPPPILRLPNNQEALFQIKPLVSSPTLTKANLPQPPQLPSSLKIFSAHHLTSALLDVQRNYEYILSKPKNKAVKFKEEPDEQVNICQVQPPVKRVKLEKIAYDLEVVI